In one Culex quinquefasciatus strain JHB chromosome 2, VPISU_Cqui_1.0_pri_paternal, whole genome shotgun sequence genomic region, the following are encoded:
- the LOC119767299 gene encoding cdc42 homolog yields the protein MPKVKCVVLGDGFVGKTCMLMSYTVNRFPVTRRKPATLHSYQVPFTIGDDPWTLQLISIAGQHDFDRLRRLTYPETDVFLVCFSVVNPDSFQNVRKLWVPELRQHCPGTPFLLVGTQIDRRQEIGVLKRLAKLGLKPVSRRQGVGMAREVRALGYVECSALTQRGLQDVFDRAILAALDGTGGVVARDRCRVM from the coding sequence ATGCCAAAGGTCAAGTGTGTCGTTCTGGGTGACGGCTTCGTCGGCAAGACCTGCATGCTGATGTCCTACACGGTCAATCGGTTCCCCGTGACGCGCCGCAAACCGGCCACACTGCACAGCTACCAGGTCCCATTCACGATCGGAGACGACCCGTGGACCCTGCAGCTGATCTCCATCGCCGGACAGCACGACTTTGATCGTCTGCGGCGGCTAACATATCCCGAAACGGACGTCTTCCTGGTGTGTTTCTCCGTCGTGAATCCGGACTCGTTTCAGAACGTGCGCAAGCTGTGGGTCCCGGAACTTCGGCAGCACTGCCCGGGGACGCCATTTTTGCTCGTTGGAACGCAAATTGATCGGCGGCAGGAGATTGGCGTTTTGAAGAGGCTGGCTAAGCTGGGACTTAAGCCGGTTAGCCGGCGACAGGGTGTCGGAATGGCTAGAGAGGTTCGAGCCCTTGGGTACGTGGAATGCTCCGCGTTGACGCAGCGAGGACTGCAAGATGTGTTTGATCGAGCGATACTGGCAGCACTGGATGGAACGGGAGGGGTAGTGGCGAGAGACAGGTGTAGAGTTATGTGA